The nucleotide sequence AGCGCCGTGATTACCGCCCGCCTTCAAGCGTCTAGCTGGCCGGGCCCGCGGAGCGACGAAGACGGATGACAGCAGAACTACCCCACAAACGCTAATGGCGGATTAATCAGAGCGCGAGAATTCGGCGCGCCGGGCTGACGGCAAGTTCCGAACCAAGCCACGTGACCAAATCGCTGCTGTCGGCGGCCTGTTGGTTCGCCGTCTGCATCTCATTGTCGCCGCACGCCCCCGATGGTTCGGCCCCTGGCGCTCGCAGTCATTCACGTCTCAGTGCTGTACCGTCCTGACGGTGGCGCGTCCGATTTGCGATGCGGTAATGTCGGATGGTCGAACAGGAATGCTGATCATGATGTTTCGCAATTTTTGCGCCGCGCTTGTCATCACGGTCTCGCTCGGCTCTGCGCAGGCGGCGCCGCAATGGCTGAGCCTCCCGCCGACGCCGACATTGCCCAAGGCGGCGCAAAGCGGCCTCGCTCCCGTCAACGGGGTGAAGATCTGGTACGCGGTCTATGGCCGCGGCGAGCCCGTCATCCTGCTGCATGGCGGCCTCGCCAACGCGAATTACTGGGGCCACCAGGTCCGCGCGCTGCAACGGCACTATCAGGTCATCGTCATGGAAAGCCGCGGGCATGGGCGCAGCAGCCGCAATCAGGAACCGTATGGCTACGATGTGATGGCCTCGGACGTGGTCGCCCTGCTCGATCGTCTCAAGATCAAGAAGGCTGCGATCGTGGGCTGGAGCGACGGCGCCATCATCGGCCTCGACATCGCCATGAAGCACCCGGAGCGCGTCAGCAGGCTGTTCGCCTTCGCGGCGAACTCCGATCCGTCAGGCGTTGCGGATATCGCGTCGAGCGAGGTCTTCAACGCCTACATCGCAAGGGCCGGCGAAGAGTACAAGCGCCTCTCGCCGACGCCGACGGAGTACAAGAACTTCGTCGCGGAGATTACAAAGATGTGGGAGAGCCAGCCGAAATGGACGGCGTCGGATCTTGCGGCCATCAAGGTCCCGACCTGGATCGTGGACGGCGACCACGACGAGGCGATCAAGCGTGACAACACCGAATTCATGGCGGCGAACATTCCCGGCGCCGGTCTGCTGATCCAGCCGCAGGTCAGTCACTTCTCGTTTTTGCAGGATCCCGAGCAGTTCAACGAGGATGTGCTGCGGTTTTTGGGGCGTGGAGCCGCGGCGAAGTAAGATATCGCAGGGTGGGCAAAGCGACAGCGTGCCCACCACGTCTGTCGTGACAATCAAGAGATCGTGGGCACGGCGCAAGAACGCCTTTGCCCATCCTTGCACTGTCGCTATTTCGCGGGCTTTGCCCGGTCCTTCACCGGGATCACGAGCTTCAAGCCGGACCAGACGTCGTCGACGGCGCAGACCTTGATATCGACGAGGCCGTTCGCAAGCGCGGTCTCGCGCACCAGCGTCTCGGTCACGTCGCTTACGACGCCTGACGCCTTCTTCGGCCAGGACGCCCAGATCATCCCGGCGGGCGCGATCGCCTTGCGGTAGCTGCGCAGCTTTGCAGCGAGACCTTTGGCTTCTGTCGCGAAGAGATGCACCACATCGAGTGGCGCCTTGGCGGTCTTTGCGATCGTCACGTCGTCAGGAAGCTCGCCGACAATGTCGCTGTAGGCGACCGAAAGACCGTCCACAAAAATGCAAAAGCCCGGCTTGATGCCGAGCTTTTGCACGGTCGACCTGCCGGAATAGCCCGCCATGACCGCCTGCCCTTTCACAAGCGTCGCGCCGCAACCGCGTTCGACATCAGGGCCCGAACGCCGGTGCGATGAAACGGAAGGATGACGAACAGATAGATCTTCCCGAAGACGTTGTGCACGGTGCAGACCGTCGTGACGACGACATCGGTCGCGACGCCTCCCTTCACTTTCAGCACTGACAATCTGAAATCGAGGTGCTTGTTATCGCGCCCCGCCACGATCTCGTTCTCGGCGATGAAATAGATCGGCCATGGCCCGATCTTGTCGCCGACCCGGTGTCCGCTCCTGATCGCGGGGCTCATGACCTCACCGATGGTCGGCGTGTCGAGCCCTGCGAACCTCGCGATGACGTTGCGGACGATCAGCAGCAGCTTCATCCAGAGCGGCGTATGCCCGAACAGCGCGAAGAAGATATCGACAATCCCGAGTTCCGGATGTGCCAGTGCCGCACGATAGGAATCGTGGAAATATGCACTCTCGACAAACTCGCGACCAAGCGCGCTGTCCGAGGGACAATTACAGTCGACGACGTCCATGGCGCCCCTCGAACAGTGTGCCCAACATGAAAAAACGGGCGCCGCGAGGCGCCCGTTCTGAATCAATCGTTGCAAGCCATCTCCGTCAGGCCTGCGGCTGCGGCTCCAGGCCGGGATCCGGGTCGGGCCGCGGGCGCGACTTGCCGGCCGGGGGCACCGCGGAAGCGCGCGGCGTGGTCGGTTCCAGCACGGACTCGCGGTTCGGCTTCTTGCCCTTGAGCAGGTCGACGATCTCGTCGCCGGAGAGCGTCTCGAACTCGAGCAGGCCCTTGGCGAGAGCTTCGAGATCGGCGCGCTTCTCGGTGAGAATGCGGGTCGCTTCGTTGTAGCCCTCTTCCACGAAGCGCCGGATCTCGGAGTCGATCTTCTGGACGGTCGCTTCAGAGGCGTTCTGCGTGCGCGACACCGACATGCCCAGGAACACCTCGTCCTGGTTCTCGCCGTAGGACACCGTGCCAAGCTCTTCCGACAGGCCCCAGCGCGTCACCATCATGCGCGCCAGACGCGTTGCCTGCTCGATGTCGGAGGACGCACCCGAGGTCACCTTCTCGCGGCCGAAGATCAGCTCTTCGGCGACACGGCCGCCCATCATGATGGCGAGGCGCGACGTCATCTGCTCCAGCGACATCGACAGCTTGTCGCGCTCGGGCAGTTGCATGACCATGCCGAGCGCACGGCCGCGCGGAATGATGGTCGCCTTGTGGATCGGGTCGGTCGCGACGACGTTGAGGCCGACGATGGCGTGGCCACCCTCGTGATAGGCCGTGAGCAGCTTCTCTTCCTCGGTCATGACGAGCGACTTGCGCTCGGCGCCCATCATCACCTTGTCTTTGGCTTCCTCGAACTCGGCCTGGGTGACCATGCGCTTGTTGCGGCGCGCAGCCGTCAAGGCGGCCTCATTGACGAGGTTCATTAGGTCTGCGCCGGAGAAGCCCGGGGTGCCGCGCGCGATGGTCTTGAGGTTGATATCGGGCGCCAGCGGCACCTTGCGGACGTGAACCTTGAGGATCTGCTCGCGGCCGACGACATCGGGATTGGGCACCACGACCTGGCGGTCGAAGCGGCCCGGACGCAGCAGCGCCGGATCGAGCACGTCGGGGCGGTTGGTCGCGGCGATCAGGATCACGCCCTCGTTGGCCTCGAAGCCGTCCATCTCGACCAGCAACTGGTTCAGCGTCTGCTCGCGCTCGTCATTGCCGCCGCCAAGGCCGGCGCCACGGTGACGACCGACCGCGTCGATTTCATCGATGAAGATGATGCAGGGCGCATTCTTCTTGGCCTGCTCGAACATGTCGCGGACGCGGGAAGCGCCGACGCCGACGAACATCTCGACGAAGTCCGAACCGGAGATGGTGAAGAACGGCACGTTGGCTTCGCCCGCGACCGCACGCGCGATCAGGGTCTTGCCGGTGCCGGGAGGACCGACCAGCAGCACGCCACGCGGAATGCGGCCGCCGAGGCGCTGGAATTTGCCGGGGTCGCGGAGGAATTCGACGATCTCCTGAAGGTCCTGCTTGGCTTCGTCGACGCCGGCGACGTCCTCGAAGGTGACGCGGCCATGCGCTTCGGTCAG is from Bradyrhizobium xenonodulans and encodes:
- the ftsH gene encoding ATP-dependent zinc metalloprotease FtsH translates to MNANLRNFALWVIIVLLLLALFTLFQNPGQRASSQDIAFSQLLSEVDRGNVRDVVIQGPDIHGTFTNGSSFQTYSPSDPTLVKRLYDSKVQITAKPPGDNVPWFVSLLVSWLPFIALIGVWIFLSRQMQGGAGKAMGFGKSRAKMLTEAHGRVTFEDVAGVDEAKQDLQEIVEFLRDPGKFQRLGGRIPRGVLLVGPPGTGKTLIARAVAGEANVPFFTISGSDFVEMFVGVGASRVRDMFEQAKKNAPCIIFIDEIDAVGRHRGAGLGGGNDEREQTLNQLLVEMDGFEANEGVILIAATNRPDVLDPALLRPGRFDRQVVVPNPDVVGREQILKVHVRKVPLAPDINLKTIARGTPGFSGADLMNLVNEAALTAARRNKRMVTQAEFEEAKDKVMMGAERKSLVMTEEEKLLTAYHEGGHAIVGLNVVATDPIHKATIIPRGRALGMVMQLPERDKLSMSLEQMTSRLAIMMGGRVAEELIFGREKVTSGASSDIEQATRLARMMVTRWGLSEELGTVSYGENQDEVFLGMSVSRTQNASEATVQKIDSEIRRFVEEGYNEATRILTEKRADLEALAKGLLEFETLSGDEIVDLLKGKKPNRESVLEPTTPRASAVPPAGKSRPRPDPDPGLEPQPQA
- a CDS encoding alpha/beta fold hydrolase; protein product: MMFRNFCAALVITVSLGSAQAAPQWLSLPPTPTLPKAAQSGLAPVNGVKIWYAVYGRGEPVILLHGGLANANYWGHQVRALQRHYQVIVMESRGHGRSSRNQEPYGYDVMASDVVALLDRLKIKKAAIVGWSDGAIIGLDIAMKHPERVSRLFAFAANSDPSGVADIASSEVFNAYIARAGEEYKRLSPTPTEYKNFVAEITKMWESQPKWTASDLAAIKVPTWIVDGDHDEAIKRDNTEFMAANIPGAGLLIQPQVSHFSFLQDPEQFNEDVLRFLGRGAAAK
- a CDS encoding DUF2867 domain-containing protein; the protein is MDVVDCNCPSDSALGREFVESAYFHDSYRAALAHPELGIVDIFFALFGHTPLWMKLLLIVRNVIARFAGLDTPTIGEVMSPAIRSGHRVGDKIGPWPIYFIAENEIVAGRDNKHLDFRLSVLKVKGGVATDVVVTTVCTVHNVFGKIYLFVILPFHRTGVRALMSNAVAARRL
- a CDS encoding DUF3052 domain-containing protein, which encodes MAGYSGRSTVQKLGIKPGFCIFVDGLSVAYSDIVGELPDDVTIAKTAKAPLDVVHLFATEAKGLAAKLRSYRKAIAPAGMIWASWPKKASGVVSDVTETLVRETALANGLVDIKVCAVDDVWSGLKLVIPVKDRAKPAK